In one window of Desulforhabdus amnigena DNA:
- a CDS encoding ABC transporter permease, giving the protein MPKSVQRQVVLPWTQVIKISFNSIRVRFFRTLITTLTLTLAVAFVTYIRSGYEILNSIWPHADGSLQESILASGYELTGGRFGTSPKDTWLAILSLMVCVVGIVNAQLMAVTERFREIGTFKCLGALDSFVVRIFVFEAIYQGLLGGFSGSILGIIVATVSISFKAGWAAFRWWPFGAMLKTIGWGVILADFLSLLGVIYPALVAARMQPAEALRTEQ; this is encoded by the coding sequence GTGCCAAAGTCCGTACAAAGACAAGTCGTCCTGCCCTGGACTCAGGTGATAAAGATCTCTTTCAATTCCATACGGGTACGTTTCTTTCGAACCCTCATCACTACCCTCACCCTCACCCTTGCCGTTGCCTTTGTCACCTATATACGGTCGGGCTACGAGATTCTCAACTCTATTTGGCCCCATGCTGACGGCTCTCTTCAGGAAAGCATTCTTGCCAGTGGCTATGAACTCACGGGTGGTCGCTTCGGCACCAGCCCCAAAGACACATGGCTCGCCATTCTCTCACTCATGGTCTGCGTCGTGGGAATCGTCAATGCGCAGCTCATGGCCGTTACCGAGCGGTTTCGAGAAATCGGCACATTCAAGTGCCTCGGTGCCCTGGACAGTTTCGTCGTCCGCATTTTTGTGTTCGAGGCGATTTACCAGGGCCTTCTTGGAGGTTTTTCCGGAAGCATACTGGGTATCATCGTAGCCACCGTGTCCATCTCGTTTAAGGCGGGATGGGCGGCCTTTCGCTGGTGGCCTTTTGGGGCAATGTTAAAAACTATCGGCTGGGGGGTGATTCTCGCAGATTTCCTCTCTTTACTTGGAGTCATCTATCCCGCTCTCGTGGCTGCAAGAATGCAACCCGCCGAGGCTTTGAGAACCGAGCAATAA
- a CDS encoding response regulator — MNLRKKTLLTVAFTNGLLVAVLYAASQFIILHGFSILERRYSEQNVQRVQEQISESVATLNSKTGDWANWDDSYDFMESEDPEFIKTNMPDKSFVELKVNLIAFVHPSGRMVFGKAFDLEEEKEVPFPGSLTEHFFSGGLLLQHTDAKSSHNGLLLLPEGPLLISSRPILDSAGKGPIRGTLMMGRYLDGAELKRIAQRTHLELQIDDSRMVDDASSIWQRLLREDNGILVVTSGVDDIAGYMLLKDIYQKPALTVRVGMPRDIYRQGRTSVNYFILFLLAAGLVFCAVVFFALEKTVLLPLRRLSTDVDAIAAKGELSDRVVFSGKDELSRLGGKINDMLESLEKSQSQLRTSEARYRAIVEDQTEMICRFLQDGTLTFVNEAYCRCFGRSPEQLVGKNFTSFVDEQDREIVESHLNSFGPANPSGTCEYRALSLEGGTRWHQWTIRMILDEEGHFKEFQSVGRDITERKRAEEELLKAKEEAEAANRAKSDFLARMSHEIRTPMNGVLGMADLLLSTSLSKEQRRFVNTVRFSGETLLALLNDILDLSKIEVGKLELDQTDFNLHETVYDITDLLAESAHKKQIELACYISSDIPIYLRGDPHRLRQILTNLLGNAIKFTDRGEVVIRVEKEEETDGKVFLRFEVSDTGIGIPREAQEHIFETFSQADGSTTRRYGGSGLGLAIVKQLSTMMGGGAGVSSEPGRGSTFWFTACLESSSLEDASVFQCAPEFSELHVLIVDDNATNRSILKHQLDQAGIRNDEVKSGPEALKFLRNAAERGALCDVVLLDMMMPGMNGLELAQSIKADPSLSGLRLIMLASGGSEGDSEKFLQTGIEAYLTKPVRQSQLYTCLAAVMNSDGAEPSADGEGSSCQPASECALEGLVLLAEDNLVNQEVSRGMIERLGCRVHVVENGLEALRALEAHSYDLLFMDCQMPEMDGYEATRRIRENEALKQSGNGKFRPLPIVALTAHAMDGEKDHCLSAGMDDYLSKPFTMQQLRGVMEKWLPRPVSEDSSPEKAAPLGDVSSSDAPPVDAESLSGLLNQRMLDNIRALEQGGTPGILKKIIDVYLSSTPAQLDLLEEAASRESAAEIRNIAHSLKSSSANLGATALAEKCKELEAMARNGEVEGAVPLVDIIKKEFKKAKLALENEMTRDAHE, encoded by the coding sequence ATGAATCTTCGAAAAAAAACGCTCCTCACTGTCGCGTTTACCAACGGCCTTCTTGTGGCGGTTCTCTACGCAGCTTCTCAGTTCATTATCCTGCATGGATTTTCCATACTGGAAAGAAGGTACAGCGAACAGAATGTGCAGCGGGTTCAGGAGCAGATCTCTGAAAGTGTCGCCACGCTGAACAGTAAGACCGGCGACTGGGCGAACTGGGACGACAGCTATGATTTCATGGAAAGTGAGGACCCTGAATTCATCAAAACCAATATGCCCGACAAGTCCTTCGTGGAACTCAAAGTCAATCTCATCGCGTTCGTCCATCCTTCGGGCCGCATGGTTTTCGGGAAGGCTTTCGACCTGGAGGAAGAAAAGGAGGTTCCCTTTCCTGGGAGCCTTACGGAACACTTTTTTTCCGGAGGTCTTCTTTTGCAGCATACTGATGCCAAAAGCAGTCACAACGGTCTTCTCCTTCTTCCCGAAGGGCCGCTCCTCATCAGCTCCCGCCCCATTCTCGACAGTGCTGGTAAAGGCCCCATCCGCGGAACCCTTATGATGGGACGGTATCTGGATGGTGCCGAGTTGAAACGGATTGCGCAGCGAACCCACCTGGAATTGCAGATCGATGATAGCCGGATGGTCGATGATGCATCTTCCATATGGCAGAGGCTTTTGAGGGAAGATAACGGCATCCTCGTGGTGACTTCGGGGGTGGATGACATCGCGGGATACATGCTGTTGAAAGATATCTACCAGAAGCCCGCACTGACGGTGCGGGTGGGCATGCCCCGGGATATCTATAGGCAGGGCCGTACAAGCGTGAACTATTTCATCCTGTTTCTTCTGGCAGCGGGGCTGGTTTTTTGTGCCGTCGTCTTCTTTGCCTTGGAAAAAACGGTTCTTCTGCCTTTGAGGCGTCTCAGCACCGATGTGGATGCCATTGCAGCCAAGGGGGAACTCTCGGACCGGGTGGTCTTTTCGGGGAAAGACGAGCTCTCCCGCCTTGGCGGTAAGATCAACGATATGCTGGAATCCCTGGAAAAATCCCAGAGCCAACTTCGCACCAGCGAGGCGCGCTACCGGGCCATCGTGGAAGACCAGACGGAAATGATCTGCCGGTTTCTCCAGGATGGGACGCTCACTTTTGTCAACGAAGCCTATTGCCGCTGTTTCGGCAGGAGCCCGGAACAACTGGTGGGGAAAAATTTTACCTCTTTTGTTGACGAACAGGATCGGGAGATCGTGGAAAGTCATTTGAATTCCTTTGGCCCTGCGAATCCTTCCGGGACTTGTGAATATCGTGCTTTGAGCTTGGAGGGTGGAACAAGATGGCACCAGTGGACCATCCGGATGATTCTCGATGAAGAAGGCCATTTCAAAGAATTCCAGTCGGTGGGTAGGGACATCACCGAGCGAAAGCGGGCGGAAGAGGAACTCTTGAAAGCCAAGGAGGAAGCCGAGGCCGCCAACCGTGCCAAATCGGACTTCCTGGCGCGCATGAGCCATGAAATCCGCACCCCCATGAACGGCGTGCTCGGCATGGCAGATCTGCTGCTCTCGACTAGCCTCAGCAAGGAGCAGCGCCGTTTTGTCAATACCGTCCGTTTTTCTGGAGAAACCCTCCTTGCCCTCCTCAATGACATCCTGGATCTTTCGAAAATAGAGGTGGGCAAACTGGAATTGGATCAAACGGATTTCAACCTGCACGAAACCGTGTACGATATCACGGACCTCCTGGCGGAATCGGCACATAAAAAGCAGATCGAACTGGCATGTTACATATCTTCCGATATCCCAATTTATCTGAGGGGTGACCCTCACCGGTTGAGACAGATCCTCACCAACCTGCTGGGCAACGCCATTAAATTTACGGATAGGGGGGAAGTCGTCATTCGGGTGGAAAAAGAGGAGGAAACCGACGGGAAGGTTTTCCTCCGCTTTGAGGTGAGCGATACAGGAATCGGCATACCGAGGGAAGCTCAGGAGCACATCTTTGAAACCTTTTCCCAGGCTGATGGGTCTACCACAAGAAGGTACGGAGGATCGGGCCTCGGGCTCGCCATTGTAAAGCAGCTCAGTACGATGATGGGAGGGGGCGCGGGAGTCAGCAGCGAACCCGGTCGGGGATCTACCTTCTGGTTTACGGCCTGCCTTGAGAGTTCCTCCCTCGAGGATGCGTCCGTGTTCCAGTGCGCTCCGGAGTTTTCGGAGTTGCATGTGTTGATTGTCGATGACAACGCTACCAACCGCAGCATTCTGAAACATCAACTGGACCAGGCAGGAATCAGGAATGATGAGGTGAAGAGCGGACCCGAGGCACTCAAATTCCTGCGTAACGCCGCCGAGCGGGGCGCTCTCTGTGACGTGGTGCTGCTCGATATGATGATGCCCGGCATGAATGGCCTGGAGCTGGCGCAATCCATCAAGGCCGATCCCTCCCTGTCGGGACTGAGGCTCATCATGCTCGCCTCCGGCGGCTCCGAGGGTGATTCGGAGAAATTCCTTCAAACGGGTATCGAAGCCTATCTGACCAAGCCCGTCCGCCAGTCTCAGCTCTATACCTGTCTTGCTGCTGTAATGAATAGTGACGGGGCGGAGCCTTCAGCGGATGGAGAAGGGAGCAGCTGCCAACCGGCGAGTGAATGTGCACTTGAGGGGCTCGTTCTTCTTGCCGAGGACAACCTGGTCAACCAGGAAGTCAGCAGGGGAATGATCGAGCGCCTGGGATGTCGGGTGCATGTTGTCGAAAATGGGTTGGAGGCCCTTCGGGCGTTGGAAGCACACTCTTATGATCTTCTCTTTATGGATTGCCAGATGCCCGAAATGGATGGGTATGAGGCGACTCGCAGGATCAGGGAAAATGAAGCCCTGAAACAGTCGGGAAACGGAAAGTTTCGCCCCCTCCCCATTGTCGCTTTGACGGCTCACGCCATGGACGGGGAAAAAGACCATTGCCTTTCCGCAGGGATGGATGACTATTTGAGCAAACCCTTCACGATGCAACAGTTGCGAGGGGTAATGGAGAAGTGGCTGCCGAGGCCGGTAAGTGAGGATTCTTCTCCTGAGAAAGCAGCTCCGTTGGGGGACGTTTCATCCTCGGATGCTCCTCCCGTAGATGCGGAATCCCTCTCTGGACTTTTGAACCAGAGAATGCTTGACAACATCCGCGCCCTCGAACAGGGGGGTACGCCCGGCATTTTGAAAAAAATCATCGACGTGTACCTTTCCAGTACTCCGGCCCAGCTCGATCTTCTGGAAGAAGCCGCTTCCCGAGAAAGTGCGGCGGAAATTCGAAACATCGCTCACAGCCTGAAATCTTCAAGCGCCAATCTGGGAGCGACCGCTCTTGCCGAAAAGTGCAAGGAACTCGAGGCCATGGCACGCAATGGCGAGGTGGAAGGGGCGGTCCCTCTGGTGGACATTATCAAGAAAGAATTCAAGAAGGCAAAGTTGGCCCTGGAAAATGAAATGACGAGGGATGCCCATGAATGA